The Geotalea uraniireducens Rf4 genome window below encodes:
- the gptM gene encoding geopeptide radical SAM maturase: MPLSHYLKIYHDSDRPGSYLLYSTRKGSVVRLSGDRLEAAREGTLTDTERETLRRLEILIDDPEAEQAAMTSLVKRANARNNRFYAKVVMNLDCNLACPYCFEDHFRGRHYMTRETARLLVDTVISEQIGRGREVKLGFYGGEPLLSLPLIREIARPLLDAAQAHGTKFSFGMTTNGTLLTRTVVEELLPLGLTGAILTLDGPREIHDRQRPFVSGVGSYDIIVANIKASFDLIELQLGGNFFRDNYREFPRVLDHIIAEGIPPERLGEVQFAPIMPKSGRTASADTSACCASGSEPWVTEAAPYLREEILKRGFKTMKPTQAACVIEFDNHLVVNYDGSLYKCSAFMGWPELSIGTLAEGTKDYSVSHNLDVWKTDECLDCAYLPLCFGGCRYLTLLKNGVIDEVDCRKDFYDAALERFILQDLRYPSSRAATKETLSE; this comes from the coding sequence ATGCCCCTTTCCCACTACCTGAAAATCTACCACGACTCCGACCGGCCGGGCTCGTATCTCCTCTACTCGACCCGAAAGGGGTCGGTGGTCCGACTCTCTGGAGACCGCCTCGAAGCGGCGCGGGAAGGGACCCTCACCGACACAGAGAGAGAGACCCTGCGCCGCCTGGAAATCCTCATCGACGACCCCGAGGCCGAGCAGGCAGCAATGACCTCCCTGGTGAAGAGGGCCAATGCCCGGAACAACCGGTTCTACGCAAAGGTGGTCATGAACCTGGACTGCAACCTGGCCTGCCCCTACTGCTTTGAAGACCATTTCCGGGGACGCCACTACATGACCCGGGAAACGGCCCGCCTCCTGGTGGATACCGTGATCAGTGAGCAGATCGGCCGCGGCCGGGAGGTGAAGCTCGGCTTCTACGGCGGCGAACCGCTCCTCTCCCTTCCCCTCATCCGGGAAATCGCCCGCCCTCTGCTGGACGCGGCCCAAGCTCATGGAACTAAATTCTCCTTCGGCATGACTACCAACGGCACCCTTCTCACCCGGACCGTTGTCGAAGAACTTCTCCCATTGGGGCTCACCGGCGCCATTCTCACCCTCGACGGCCCCCGCGAGATCCACGACCGCCAGCGCCCCTTCGTCTCCGGCGTCGGGAGTTACGACATCATCGTCGCCAACATCAAGGCGAGCTTCGACCTGATCGAGCTGCAGCTTGGCGGCAATTTTTTCCGCGACAACTACCGGGAATTCCCCCGAGTGCTCGACCATATCATTGCCGAGGGAATCCCCCCCGAACGGCTCGGCGAGGTTCAATTCGCCCCGATCATGCCCAAGTCCGGCAGGACGGCCAGCGCCGACACCTCTGCCTGCTGCGCCTCCGGCAGCGAGCCGTGGGTGACGGAGGCAGCCCCGTACCTGCGGGAAGAGATCCTGAAACGGGGCTTCAAGACCATGAAGCCGACCCAGGCGGCCTGCGTCATCGAATTCGACAACCACCTGGTCGTCAACTACGACGGCTCACTCTATAAATGCTCCGCCTTCATGGGGTGGCCGGAGCTCTCCATTGGTACACTTGCAGAAGGAACCAAAGATTATTCCGTTTCCCACAACCTGGACGTCTGGAAAACCGATGAATGCCTCGACTGCGCCTACCTACCTCTATGCTTCGGCGGCTGCCGCTACCTCACCCTCCTGAAAAACGGCGTCATCGACGAAGTGGACTGCCGCAAGGATTTCTACGACGCCGCACTGGAGCGGTTCATCCTCCAGGATCTCCGATACCCCTCCTCACGGGCTGCAACAAAAGAGACGTTGTCGGAATAG
- a CDS encoding HAMP domain-containing sensor histidine kinase yields MSIVSRLQKLNKSFRFRLFAVFTIITTLITTLFTALFVEHEIRSYRLQASEKTLLLTSLLANSIRLPLYAEDKETLERIAAETAQKPDVVGIVITNNDGKVLVELRKRENTTPATTLSVTVTVDSGSLAASAESALTGNPATSGKALGTVRLALNSNDLPKKTRELVIFSATMALFFWLMVLSLSYLALKKATHSFNALMQGVKTIGMGDYSVRIATESDDEPGQAAMAINDLAASLESREAENRRLQEELFNAMKLEVREERKQLMAKLIQTNRMTSLGLLVSSMAHEINNPNGAIRLAGQYLNKAWKDTVPILEGVAREEGDFSIGGIPFSMAGEEVARSGMNIIRNTERIEQVIKNLRAYSLGDRNEFQSDVNVNQIINDALAVIRIHGHHGNLSIAQEPDPDLPLITGNRHQLEQVVINLLLNAIQAMPNGMGTIKLVTVLDRICGEVLISVEDEGEGILPEHLERIYEPFFSTRIDNGGSGLGLYISNFIVIEHQGRFEVQSEPGKGTIFTIRLPLSQAA; encoded by the coding sequence ATGTCCATCGTGAGCCGTCTCCAGAAACTCAATAAAAGCTTCCGCTTCAGACTCTTTGCCGTCTTCACTATCATCACCACCCTTATTACCACCCTCTTTACGGCGCTATTTGTCGAACATGAAATCCGCTCTTACCGGTTGCAGGCCTCTGAAAAAACGCTCCTGCTGACATCACTGCTCGCCAACAGCATTCGCCTACCACTATATGCAGAGGACAAAGAGACGCTGGAGCGGATTGCTGCCGAAACGGCGCAGAAACCCGACGTTGTCGGTATAGTCATAACCAACAACGACGGTAAGGTCTTGGTCGAACTCAGAAAACGAGAAAACACAACACCGGCGACCACCCTGAGCGTAACGGTTACCGTCGATTCCGGGAGCCTGGCAGCCTCTGCAGAATCGGCTCTGACAGGCAATCCCGCCACTTCAGGAAAAGCTCTCGGCACTGTCCGACTGGCCCTGAATTCGAACGACCTTCCCAAAAAGACGCGCGAGCTGGTCATATTCTCCGCAACCATGGCCTTATTCTTCTGGCTGATGGTGCTATCGCTCAGTTACCTGGCGCTGAAAAAGGCCACGCATTCGTTCAATGCATTGATGCAGGGGGTGAAAACAATCGGAATGGGGGACTATTCCGTGAGAATCGCAACGGAATCCGATGACGAACCCGGACAGGCCGCCATGGCGATCAACGACCTGGCCGCCTCCCTGGAGAGCCGCGAGGCTGAAAACCGTCGTTTGCAGGAAGAATTGTTCAACGCCATGAAACTCGAAGTACGTGAAGAAAGAAAACAGCTCATGGCCAAATTGATCCAGACGAACCGGATGACGTCGCTGGGGCTACTCGTATCGAGCATGGCCCATGAGATCAACAACCCCAACGGCGCAATAAGGCTTGCCGGACAGTACCTGAACAAGGCCTGGAAGGATACGGTGCCTATTCTGGAAGGTGTTGCCAGGGAGGAAGGGGATTTCAGCATCGGCGGCATACCTTTCAGTATGGCCGGCGAGGAGGTTGCCAGGAGCGGAATGAACATCATCCGCAATACGGAGAGGATTGAACAGGTAATCAAGAATCTCAGGGCCTACAGCCTCGGCGACCGGAACGAGTTCCAGTCCGACGTGAACGTGAACCAGATCATAAACGACGCCCTGGCAGTTATCCGTATCCACGGCCACCACGGCAATCTTTCCATCGCCCAAGAACCGGATCCCGACCTGCCACTCATCACCGGCAACCGGCACCAGCTCGAACAGGTCGTCATCAACCTGCTCCTCAACGCCATCCAGGCCATGCCCAACGGGATGGGGACCATCAAACTCGTGACGGTCCTCGACCGGATATGCGGTGAGGTGCTCATTTCCGTGGAGGATGAGGGGGAAGGCATACTGCCGGAACATCTGGAAAGGATCTACGAACCGTTCTTCTCCACCCGCATCGACAACGGGGGGAGCGGTCTGGGGCTCTATATCTCCAACTTCATCGTAATCGAGCACCAGGGGAGGTTTGAGGTGCAATCCGAACCCGGCAAGGGAACGATTTTCACCATAAGGCTCCCCCTGTCGCAGGCGGCGTAG
- a CDS encoding aspartate aminotransferase family protein, which produces METMAGLVNRAANVFTPALHLYYPVAIASGCGATVESTDGRLYLDFSSGLAVLNVGHNHPRVLEAARKQLDCYIHTGGIYYSETSVSAAEKLVSITPDGLDMLFFSNSGAEAVEGALKLARFTTGRQGIISFTGAFHGRTLGAISLTTSSVDYRRRYHPLLPSVYHSPYPYCFRCPIHECPETCGLSCLRYLRTIFERQIPAEEVAAVIIEPVLGEGGYHPAPAKFLVELRKLCTEHGILLIFDEVQSGMGRTGRWFAGEQSGVVPDIMTVAKGIASGFPLSAVVAGRDLMQRWNPGAHGTTFGGNPVSCAASIATIEVIQRQKLLDKASMGGVRALDRLRKIAATFPVIGDVRGFGHMIGIEFVDKMGEPNGNACRKVLDHCLEKGLILIGCGPMRNIVRFIPPLVVSDAEMESALDIFEQGVKGL; this is translated from the coding sequence ATGGAAACAATGGCTGGATTAGTCAATCGGGCCGCAAACGTTTTCACGCCGGCGCTGCATCTCTACTATCCGGTTGCAATAGCCAGCGGATGCGGCGCGACCGTCGAATCAACCGACGGGAGGCTCTATCTGGATTTTTCCTCGGGGCTCGCGGTCCTCAACGTGGGGCACAATCACCCCCGGGTGCTTGAGGCGGCGAGAAAACAGCTGGACTGTTATATTCATACCGGCGGGATATATTATAGCGAGACCTCGGTATCGGCCGCAGAAAAACTGGTCTCTATAACCCCGGATGGGCTGGACATGCTGTTTTTCAGCAATTCGGGCGCAGAAGCCGTGGAAGGGGCCTTGAAACTGGCGCGCTTTACGACCGGCCGCCAGGGGATCATTTCTTTTACCGGCGCATTTCATGGCAGGACCTTGGGAGCGATATCGCTAACCACCAGTTCCGTTGATTATCGAAGGCGTTATCACCCCTTGCTCCCCTCGGTCTATCACTCGCCTTACCCTTACTGTTTCCGCTGCCCCATCCATGAATGTCCCGAGACGTGCGGACTCTCCTGTCTGCGATACCTTCGGACCATCTTCGAACGGCAGATCCCGGCAGAGGAAGTGGCAGCCGTCATAATAGAGCCCGTTCTCGGCGAGGGGGGGTATCATCCCGCGCCGGCAAAGTTTCTGGTGGAGTTGCGAAAATTGTGCACCGAGCACGGCATCCTGCTGATCTTCGATGAAGTCCAGTCCGGCATGGGCCGGACCGGCCGCTGGTTTGCAGGAGAACAGAGCGGGGTCGTGCCGGACATCATGACCGTTGCAAAGGGGATCGCTTCGGGGTTTCCCCTTTCGGCGGTCGTGGCCGGAAGGGATTTGATGCAGAGGTGGAACCCCGGTGCACACGGCACGACCTTTGGCGGCAACCCGGTTTCCTGTGCTGCTTCCATTGCGACAATCGAGGTGATACAGAGGCAGAAGCTGCTTGATAAAGCATCAATGGGCGGCGTCCGGGCACTGGACAGGCTGCGGAAAATTGCCGCAACATTCCCGGTTATCGGCGACGTGCGCGGTTTCGGCCACATGATCGGCATCGAATTCGTCGATAAAATGGGAGAGCCGAACGGCAATGCCTGCCGGAAGGTCCTCGATCATTGTCTCGAAAAAGGGTTGATCCTCATCGGTTGCGGACCGATGAGGAATATTGTCAGGTTCATCCCGCCGCTCGTTGTCTCCGACGCGGAAATGGAGTCGGCCCTCGACATATTCGAACAAGGGGTGAAGGGGTTGTGA
- the gptA gene encoding geopeptide, producing MKTTQKKMELEVLDEGRADHEELNSCCGGGNSGRT from the coding sequence ATGAAAACGACGCAAAAGAAGATGGAGCTGGAGGTTCTGGACGAGGGGCGAGCGGACCACGAGGAATTGAACAGTTGCTGTGGCGGAGGCAACTCCGGCCGGACCTGA
- the hypE gene encoding hydrogenase expression/formation protein HypE → MDKDLILLGHGSGGKLSHQLLDELIIPTLSGIPVSGQNDAAVVEHDGGRLAFTTDSYVVDPIFFPGGNIGDLAVNGTVNDLAMVGATPLFISVGLIMEEGFSRKELAAILVSMREAADLAGVRIVTGDTKVVPRGKVDRIYINTSGVGIFEHGLRIDGCGARVGDKVLINGTIGDHGVAVLSAREGLELESGMKSDSAALNGLVAEILKEGDAVHVLRDPTRGGVATTLKEIAVQSRVTIKLSEAELPFKSAVKGVCAILGLDPLHVANEGKFLAIVSPEAADLVLERMRNHPLGADAAVIGEVTEASAGRVQIETEVGGLRGVDMLAGEQLPRIC, encoded by the coding sequence TTGGACAAGGACCTCATACTTTTAGGGCACGGCAGCGGCGGCAAATTATCCCATCAATTGCTGGACGAGCTGATCATCCCGACGCTTTCCGGCATCCCGGTTTCCGGGCAGAACGATGCGGCGGTGGTGGAACACGACGGGGGGCGGCTCGCCTTTACCACCGATTCCTATGTGGTCGATCCGATCTTTTTCCCCGGCGGCAATATCGGCGATCTGGCAGTGAACGGCACAGTCAACGATCTGGCCATGGTGGGGGCGACCCCGCTTTTCATCAGCGTCGGGCTGATCATGGAGGAGGGGTTCAGCCGGAAGGAGCTGGCGGCTATTCTTGTTTCCATGCGCGAGGCTGCCGATCTGGCAGGGGTGCGGATCGTGACCGGTGACACCAAGGTGGTTCCGAGGGGGAAGGTTGACCGGATTTACATCAACACTTCCGGCGTCGGCATATTCGAACACGGCCTCCGGATTGACGGCTGCGGCGCCAGGGTAGGGGACAAGGTGCTCATCAACGGCACCATCGGCGATCATGGTGTTGCAGTGCTTTCTGCGCGGGAAGGGTTGGAGCTGGAAAGCGGCATGAAAAGCGATAGTGCTGCCTTGAATGGATTGGTAGCCGAGATTCTCAAGGAAGGGGATGCCGTGCATGTGCTGCGTGATCCGACCCGCGGCGGTGTCGCTACCACTCTCAAGGAGATAGCCGTGCAGTCCCGGGTTACCATAAAATTGAGCGAAGCGGAGCTACCGTTCAAGAGTGCGGTTAAGGGTGTTTGTGCTATCCTCGGTCTTGATCCGCTCCATGTGGCCAATGAAGGGAAGTTTTTGGCGATCGTCTCACCGGAGGCGGCTGATTTAGTGCTGGAGCGGATGCGCAACCATCCATTGGGTGCTGACGCTGCCGTTATCGGCGAGGTTACCGAAGCTTCTGCCGGCCGGGTACAGATTGAAACGGAGGTAGGCGGCTTGCGTGGGGTGGATATGCTGGCGGGCGAGCAGTTGCCGCGGATCTGCTGA
- a CDS encoding sigma-54-dependent transcriptional regulator, with protein sequence MSTNNGNDQSVLIVDDDSDVLNELRVMLLSNGIRDIITLSDSSAVIAELDKGGISVLLMDWIMPGLTGSELLPLIVQRFPHIPVIVITAVSDVQTVVNCIKQGAFDYITKPVDSDRLLLTIQKAFHISELASQNRILRNYLLGEPLAHPEHFSDIVTCSDKMQALFKLIETIAPSRHPVLINGETGVGKELIARSIHKASGFKGAFVPVNVAGLDDIMFSDTLFGHRKGAFTGANEAREGLIAKAQGGTLFLDEIGDMSPESQIKLLRLLQEHEYYRLGSDALVKSDARIIAASNQDIDALINQGKFRQDLYQRLCFHELKIPPLRERREDIMPLIEHYVAKAAAIYEKDIPDFSRELYIALQEYDFPGNVRELISKVSRGVAHSRRGILTLQDFPGVPAKMNLGRPAVRVASDGFFKLQATFEQFPNFGDIERLLSDEALKAAKGNKTAAAELLGISRPTLQKKLTTG encoded by the coding sequence ATGTCGACAAATAATGGTAACGATCAGTCGGTTCTGATCGTAGACGATGATAGCGATGTTCTAAACGAATTACGTGTGATGCTCCTGTCCAACGGCATCAGGGATATTATCACTCTTTCCGACAGCAGTGCCGTTATTGCCGAGTTGGATAAAGGCGGCATTTCAGTGCTGCTCATGGACTGGATCATGCCCGGTCTTACGGGGTCGGAGCTGCTTCCCCTGATAGTCCAGCGCTTTCCGCATATTCCGGTCATCGTCATAACGGCGGTGAGCGACGTGCAGACGGTGGTCAACTGCATCAAGCAGGGCGCTTTCGACTATATTACCAAGCCGGTCGATTCCGATCGGCTGCTGTTGACCATTCAGAAGGCTTTCCATATCAGCGAGCTCGCCAGCCAGAACAGAATCCTCAGGAACTACCTGCTGGGAGAGCCGCTGGCCCATCCGGAACATTTCAGCGACATTGTGACATGCAGCGACAAGATGCAGGCGCTTTTCAAGTTGATCGAGACCATCGCACCCTCCCGTCACCCGGTATTGATCAATGGTGAAACCGGTGTCGGCAAGGAGCTGATTGCCAGATCCATTCATAAGGCGAGCGGATTCAAAGGGGCCTTTGTCCCGGTGAACGTGGCAGGTCTTGACGACATCATGTTCAGCGATACCCTTTTCGGCCACAGGAAGGGTGCATTTACCGGCGCCAACGAGGCAAGGGAGGGGCTGATAGCAAAAGCCCAGGGCGGCACGTTGTTTCTGGACGAAATCGGCGACATGAGTCCCGAATCCCAGATCAAGCTTTTGCGGCTTTTGCAGGAGCATGAGTACTATCGCCTCGGTTCCGATGCCCTGGTAAAATCCGATGCCCGCATCATCGCCGCATCCAATCAGGATATAGACGCTTTGATTAACCAGGGAAAGTTCAGGCAGGACCTCTATCAGCGCCTCTGTTTCCACGAGCTCAAGATACCGCCTCTCAGGGAGCGGAGAGAGGATATCATGCCCCTCATCGAGCATTATGTGGCCAAGGCCGCTGCAATATATGAAAAGGACATTCCCGATTTTTCACGGGAACTGTATATAGCTTTGCAGGAGTACGATTTTCCGGGCAATGTCCGTGAATTGATCAGCAAGGTCAGCAGGGGGGTGGCGCATAGCCGGAGGGGGATACTTACCCTGCAGGACTTTCCGGGAGTGCCGGCCAAGATGAACTTGGGCAGACCTGCCGTCCGGGTTGCATCAGACGGGTTTTTCAAGCTTCAGGCAACCTTTGAGCAATTTCCGAATTTTGGCGACATCGAGCGGTTGCTCTCCGACGAGGCCCTGAAGGCGGCGAAAGGCAACAAGACAGCTGCCGCTGAATTGCTCGGCATTTCCCGCCCGACGTTGCAAAAAAAGCTGACGACAGGGTGA
- a CDS encoding pyridoxamine 5'-phosphate oxidase family protein yields the protein MLTEEISRFIESIEHAFVASADESGRPHLAVGRDLHVMNSSHLVFEAWFCHKTMENVSKNPYVAVTVTASASGNGYQFSGVVEKTAETAILDGYAPLEEPGMPQVQYRLMVRVDEIMEFSSGVHTDQPLGV from the coding sequence ATGTTGACTGAGGAAATCAGCCGTTTCATCGAATCCATCGAACACGCTTTCGTAGCTTCAGCAGACGAGTCAGGGCGACCTCACCTGGCCGTCGGCCGGGATCTGCACGTCATGAACAGCTCCCATCTCGTTTTCGAGGCGTGGTTTTGCCACAAGACCATGGAAAATGTGTCCAAGAACCCTTACGTGGCTGTTACGGTCACAGCATCGGCATCGGGAAACGGCTATCAATTCAGCGGCGTAGTTGAGAAAACCGCCGAAACCGCAATCCTTGACGGCTACGCCCCGCTTGAAGAGCCCGGCATGCCTCAGGTGCAATACCGGCTAATGGTCAGGGTGGACGAAATCATGGAATTTTCTTCAGGCGTTCATACAGACCAGCCGTTAGGCGTTTAA
- a CDS encoding cyclic 2,3-diphosphoglycerate synthase: MKREKVIIMGAAGRDFHNFNVCFKNDSRYQVVAFTATQIPYIAGRRYPAVLAGNLYPRGIPIHDEAELEKLLDKYRINQVVFAYSDIGYNEIMHKASRVLARGADFRLIGPDAAMLKSGKPVISVCAVRTGCGKSQISRYIAAVLRGKGITPVVVRHPMPYGDLAKQAVERFSHFEDLSLYHCTIEEREEYEPLLRQGTVVYAGIDYERILLAAEGEGDVIIWDGGNNDFPFFRPDLEITVADPLRSGDETAYFPGEVNLRRAAVVIVNKINAVDAETVRRLEKAVAAVNDQAQIVRTASEITVECADDIRGKRVLVVEDGPSVTHGNLPSGAGLAAAAQFGAAEVIDPRPFASGSLLDTFRSYPHIGPVLPAMGYSDRQREELRMTIEAVPSDMVLSATPIDLASVVRPTKPVCRVFYEIREEKGEPLKSIISSFLTKKGLLP, encoded by the coding sequence ATGAAGCGGGAGAAGGTCATTATCATGGGGGCTGCCGGGCGGGATTTTCACAATTTCAATGTCTGCTTCAAAAATGACTCCCGTTACCAGGTCGTGGCCTTTACCGCCACCCAGATACCCTATATAGCCGGGCGCCGTTATCCGGCCGTCCTTGCCGGCAATCTCTATCCCCGCGGCATCCCCATTCACGATGAAGCAGAACTTGAGAAACTCCTGGACAAGTATCGGATAAATCAAGTTGTATTCGCTTACAGCGACATCGGGTATAACGAGATTATGCACAAGGCTTCGCGGGTCCTGGCCCGGGGGGCGGACTTTCGATTGATAGGCCCGGATGCCGCCATGCTGAAGAGCGGTAAACCGGTCATCTCCGTCTGTGCCGTGCGCACCGGTTGCGGCAAGAGCCAGATATCACGCTATATTGCCGCCGTTCTCCGGGGAAAAGGGATTACACCGGTGGTGGTTCGTCATCCCATGCCATACGGGGATCTGGCAAAGCAGGCTGTCGAAAGGTTTTCCCATTTTGAAGATCTCTCCCTATATCATTGCACCATCGAGGAGCGTGAGGAGTATGAACCCCTATTGCGGCAAGGCACAGTGGTCTATGCCGGCATCGATTACGAAAGGATCCTGCTGGCTGCAGAAGGTGAGGGGGATGTGATAATCTGGGATGGGGGCAACAACGATTTCCCGTTTTTCAGGCCGGATCTGGAAATAACCGTGGCGGACCCTTTACGGAGCGGTGACGAAACGGCGTATTTTCCCGGTGAAGTCAATCTGCGCCGGGCTGCTGTCGTTATCGTCAATAAAATCAATGCAGTCGATGCTGAAACAGTGCGCAGGTTGGAAAAGGCTGTTGCGGCAGTCAATGATCAGGCGCAAATTGTGCGGACCGCATCAGAGATAACGGTAGAGTGCGCCGATGACATCAGGGGTAAAAGGGTGCTGGTGGTTGAAGACGGGCCGAGCGTAACCCACGGCAACCTGCCGAGCGGTGCCGGTCTGGCCGCTGCCGCTCAATTCGGCGCAGCCGAAGTCATCGATCCGCGTCCGTTTGCCTCAGGTTCCTTGTTGGATACCTTCCGCTCCTATCCCCATATCGGCCCGGTACTCCCTGCCATGGGGTACAGCGATCGGCAGCGTGAAGAGCTGCGGATGACGATTGAAGCGGTTCCGAGCGACATGGTCCTTTCTGCAACCCCCATAGACCTTGCTTCCGTGGTGCGGCCGACAAAGCCGGTGTGCAGGGTATTCTACGAGATCAGGGAAGAAAAAGGGGAGCCGTTGAAATCGATAATCAGCTCTTTTCTTACAAAGAAAGGGCTGCTTCCTTAA
- the gptA gene encoding geopeptide — protein METTQKKMELEVLDEGRADHEELNTCCTAGSSNRT, from the coding sequence ATGGAAACGACGCAAAAGAAGATGGAACTGGAGGTTCTGGACGAGGGGCGCGCCGACCATGAGGAACTGAACACTTGCTGCACCGCAGGCAGCTCCAATCGGACCTGA
- a CDS encoding PilZ domain-containing protein: MENTLMERRKFARLALHSDASIKHDDTVIMGVVENLSMKGVFVNTTEKIPLNDSVEVTIYTYSTPDQLCDLQATVVRVTETGIGLEFEKTILD; this comes from the coding sequence ATGGAAAATACGCTAATGGAAAGAAGAAAGTTCGCCCGACTGGCGCTGCACTCCGACGCGAGTATAAAGCACGACGATACGGTCATCATGGGGGTGGTGGAAAACCTGAGCATGAAGGGGGTATTTGTAAATACAACCGAGAAAATCCCCCTGAATGATTCCGTGGAGGTAACGATTTACACCTATTCAACACCTGACCAGCTATGCGACCTTCAGGCAACGGTGGTCAGGGTGACGGAAACCGGCATCGGTTTGGAGTTTGAAAAAACCATATTGGACTGA
- the hypD gene encoding hydrogenase formation protein HypD, producing MNYLNEFRNRTVVTGFAERIRQLTAGRSEPMTFMEVCGTHTMAICQFGIRSLLPPQVRLISGPGCPVCVTPNSYLDRAVAYCRLPDVIIATFGDMMRVPGSSTSLMEERARGADIRIVYSPLDAVALAAKNPGKRVIFLGVGFETTAPTIAGSILVAAAQGLDNYFVLAAHKTIPKPMAVLAADPELRIDGFICPAHVSAVIGAGAYGFLAEEYHIPCVVTGFEPVDIMQGVEMLARQMLEGKSRVEIQYSRVVKWEGNKKAQEVLSRVFTPCDADWRGIGNIPGSGLEISAAYAAFDAAKAIPVEVEELREHAGCLCGEILKGKVAPDDCPLFGTTCTPEAPVGACMVSSEGTCAAAYKYGR from the coding sequence ATGAATTACTTGAATGAATTCCGCAACCGGACTGTAGTGACAGGCTTTGCCGAACGGATCAGGCAGCTGACGGCCGGAAGAAGCGAACCGATGACTTTCATGGAGGTGTGCGGCACCCATACCATGGCCATTTGCCAGTTCGGCATCAGGTCTCTTCTTCCTCCACAGGTACGGCTGATCTCCGGTCCCGGCTGCCCGGTCTGCGTCACTCCCAACAGCTATCTGGACCGCGCCGTGGCTTACTGCCGCCTTCCCGATGTCATTATCGCCACCTTCGGCGACATGATGCGCGTTCCCGGTTCCTCCACCTCGCTCATGGAAGAGCGCGCCAGGGGGGCGGACATCCGCATTGTTTACTCTCCTCTGGATGCAGTGGCCCTGGCGGCGAAAAATCCGGGCAAGCGGGTGATCTTTCTCGGCGTCGGTTTTGAAACCACGGCGCCCACCATCGCCGGCAGCATCCTTGTCGCTGCGGCACAGGGGCTTGACAATTATTTTGTCCTGGCTGCCCATAAAACCATACCGAAGCCGATGGCGGTGCTTGCCGCTGACCCTGAGCTGCGGATAGACGGGTTTATCTGCCCCGCCCACGTCAGTGCGGTTATCGGCGCCGGAGCCTATGGTTTCCTGGCTGAAGAATACCATATACCGTGCGTTGTCACCGGTTTCGAGCCGGTCGACATAATGCAGGGGGTGGAGATGCTGGCCCGGCAGATGCTGGAAGGAAAGAGCAGGGTGGAGATCCAGTACAGCCGGGTGGTGAAGTGGGAAGGGAATAAAAAGGCCCAAGAGGTTCTGTCCCGGGTGTTTACCCCCTGCGACGCCGATTGGCGCGGAATCGGCAATATACCCGGCAGCGGTCTGGAGATCAGCGCCGCCTATGCGGCTTTTGACGCGGCAAAGGCGATTCCCGTGGAGGTTGAAGAGCTGCGGGAGCATGCAGGATGTCTCTGCGGAGAGATCCTGAAGGGAAAGGTCGCGCCCGACGATTGTCCCCTGTTCGGCACGACCTGCACCCCCGAAGCGCCGGTCGGCGCCTGCATGGTGTCGTCGGAGGGGACCTGCGCCGCGGCTTATAAATACGGCCGCTGA